The genomic region GCTCGACGCACTACCTCCTCGGAAGCGTCGTGGGGCCGCATCCGTTCCCAACGATCGTGCGCGACTTCCAGAGCGTGATCGGCAAGGAGATCCGCGCGCAAGCCCTCCGGAAAGAGAAGCGCCTGCCGGCCGCCGTCGTCGCATGCGTGGGCGGAGGAAGCAACGCCATGGGAACGTTCCACCCTTTCCGACACGACGAGGCGGTGCGGCTCGTCGGCGTCGAGGCCGGCGGCTCGGGGATCGAGACGGGCAAGCATTCGGCCACGCTGTCGGCCGGCTCGCGCGGCGTCCTGCACGGAGCCATGACGTACCTCCTGCAGGACGAGCACGGACAGGTCCTCGACACCCACAGCGTTTCCGCGGGCCTCGACTATCCGGGCGTGGGCCCCGAGCACGCCTTCCTCAAGGACTCGGGCCGCGCGGAGTACGTTTCCGTCACCGACAAGGAGGCCGTCGCGGCCGCCGTCACGCTCGCCCGGAACGAGGGGATCCTACCGGCGCTCGAGTCGGCGCACGCGGTTGCCCACGCGCTCACGATGGCGCGCACGATGCCAAAGGACGACTTCCTCGTCGTCACGCTCTCAGGCCGAGGGGACAAGGACGTGCACACGCTTGCCGACTACCTGGGGGAGCGGCTCTGAGGGCGCGGCGCAACCTCGCCTCGGCGATCGCCGGCGCCTCGCGCAAGCCCGCGCTCGTGGCGTATCTCATGGCAGGCGACCCTTCCCTTCCGCAGAGTCGCGCCTACGCGCGGGCGCTGCAGGGGGTCGCGGACGTGGTCGAGATCGGCGTCCCGTTCAGCGACCCCGTCGCCGACGGGCCGGTGATCCAACGCGCGGCCACGCGGTCCCTTGCCGTGGGCACGACCCCGCAGGACGCCTTGGACCTCGTGCGGGACCTCCGTGCGGACGGGTTTGCGCCGCCGGTCCTGCTGATGACCTACTACAACCTCTTCTTCCGCGCGGGCCTCGAGAACTTCGTTCGCCGCGCGGCCGACGCCGGCGCCGACGGCTTCGTCGTTCCGGACCTCCCGCTCGAGGAGTCGCG from Candidatus Thermoplasmatota archaeon harbors:
- the trpA gene encoding tryptophan synthase subunit alpha, with the translated sequence MAGASRKPALVAYLMAGDPSLPQSRAYARALQGVADVVEIGVPFSDPVADGPVIQRAATRSLAVGTTPQDALDLVRDLRADGFAPPVLLMTYYNLFFRAGLENFVRRAADAGADGFVVPDLPLEESRPLRAVAREKGLSLVLLASPASDDARIASIAKATGGFLYLVSAYGVTGVRGDLPTETLDLVKRAKAAAGRTPLAVGFGVSKPEHVSALAGAGADAVVVGSAIVERIERGEPPERVAEFVRSLRG
- the trpB gene encoding tryptophan synthase subunit beta; translated protein: MPALDELAEAYAKHARDKAFQSDLRKLHTDYGGRPTPLYLCERLTAQAGGARIYLKREDLVHGGAHKFNNVMGQGLLARRMGKTRLIAETGAGQHGVATAMAGAVLGIPTEVYMGSVDVARQSLNVFRMKLLGAKVHTVESGSKTLKDAINEALRDWVANVRSTHYLLGSVVGPHPFPTIVRDFQSVIGKEIRAQALRKEKRLPAAVVACVGGGSNAMGTFHPFRHDEAVRLVGVEAGGSGIETGKHSATLSAGSRGVLHGAMTYLLQDEHGQVLDTHSVSAGLDYPGVGPEHAFLKDSGRAEYVSVTDKEAVAAAVTLARNEGILPALESAHAVAHALTMARTMPKDDFLVVTLSGRGDKDVHTLADYLGERL